A DNA window from Bradyrhizobium barranii subsp. barranii contains the following coding sequences:
- a CDS encoding MFS transporter: MTEQPISSNPPVTARALLSHRAFLFFLLSRSLSRFSSQIAAVAIGWQIYDLTGSAFDLGMVGLVQFLPTALLVFVAGHAADRFERKRVVQLCQLVEAATALYLVIITYLGLVSEVQIFIATFVLGIAGAFESPTTAALLPLIAPQGSLQRATAVASGAGQVATITGPALGGFAYAVAPHLAYAVMLLFWILGMILTGFIRPRPQAVSKEGTDADNIFAGVRFIRSNPAILGTISLDLFAVLFGGVTALLPIYARDILQTGPMGLGILRAAPAVGALLMTMVLARHAISRHVGLRMFQAVIVFGVATVVFALSSWMWLSVLSLAILGAADTISVVIRFSLVQLSTPDEMRGRVGAVNFLFINASNQLGQFESGVAAALLGAMPAAVLGGVCTVAVALLWMKLFPSLRQVESLE; encoded by the coding sequence ATGACAGAGCAGCCGATATCCTCGAATCCGCCGGTCACCGCCCGCGCACTTCTCTCCCACCGCGCCTTCCTGTTCTTCTTGCTCTCGCGCAGCCTGTCGCGCTTCTCCAGCCAGATCGCGGCGGTCGCGATCGGCTGGCAGATCTACGATCTCACCGGCTCGGCCTTCGACCTCGGCATGGTCGGCCTCGTGCAGTTCCTGCCCACCGCGCTTCTGGTGTTCGTCGCCGGCCACGCCGCCGACCGTTTTGAGCGCAAGCGCGTGGTCCAGCTCTGCCAGCTCGTGGAAGCCGCGACCGCGCTCTATCTCGTGATCATCACCTATCTCGGCCTGGTCAGCGAGGTGCAGATCTTCATCGCGACCTTCGTGCTCGGCATTGCCGGCGCCTTCGAGAGCCCGACCACCGCTGCGCTGCTGCCGCTGATCGCGCCGCAGGGATCGCTCCAGCGCGCAACCGCAGTCGCGAGCGGCGCAGGGCAGGTCGCAACCATCACCGGGCCGGCGCTCGGCGGCTTTGCCTACGCGGTCGCGCCGCATCTTGCCTATGCCGTGATGCTGCTGTTCTGGATTCTCGGGATGATTTTGACCGGCTTCATCCGGCCGCGTCCGCAGGCGGTCTCCAAGGAGGGGACGGACGCCGACAACATCTTCGCCGGCGTCCGCTTCATCCGCAGCAATCCGGCGATCCTCGGCACCATCTCGCTCGATCTGTTTGCCGTGCTGTTCGGCGGCGTCACCGCGCTGTTGCCGATCTATGCCCGCGACATCCTCCAGACCGGCCCGATGGGGCTCGGGATCTTGCGCGCCGCGCCCGCGGTCGGTGCGCTGCTGATGACCATGGTGCTCGCGCGTCACGCCATCTCGCGGCATGTGGGCCTGCGCATGTTCCAGGCTGTGATCGTGTTCGGCGTCGCCACGGTCGTGTTCGCGCTGTCGTCGTGGATGTGGCTGTCGGTGTTGTCGCTCGCCATTCTGGGCGCCGCCGACACGATCAGCGTCGTGATCCGCTTCTCGCTGGTGCAGCTCTCAACCCCCGACGAGATGCGCGGCCGGGTCGGCGCGGTGAACTTCCTCTTCATCAACGCCTCCAACCAGCTCGGCCAGTTCGAGAGCGGCGTCGCAGCCGCGCTGCTCGGCGCGATGCCTGCGGCCGTGCTCGGCGGCGTCTGCACCGTCGCGGTCGCGCTGCTGTGGATGAAGCTGTTTCCGAGCCTGCGGCAGGTGGAGAGCTTGGAGTAG
- a CDS encoding NupC/NupG family nucleoside CNT transporter, giving the protein MLRLQSALGVFALLLIAWVLSENRRAASARQAAIGLVVTFVTAVVLLKVPVVARAFGAINDAVGAISAASRAGSSFVFGYVGGGPLPFDLKVPGADFILAFQALPIVLVMSVLTTLLFYWRVLPPVVRGMAWLLERTLGVGGAVGLSTAANIFLGMVEAPLFVRPYLAQMTRSELFLVMTGGMAGIAGTVLVLYATLLAPLIPDAAAHFVIASVLGAPAAILVSLIMVPETSDKRTGGALEDPEMDVSGPMDAIVKGTSAGIELLINIVAMLLVLVALVYLVNAILGLLPNIGGAAISLQRLLGLVMAPVCWLMGLPWDQAVTAGSLMGTKTVLNELIAYVDFSKLPPDTLDPRSRLIMLYAMCGFANFASLGIMIGGLGVMAPERREEINALGLKSIVSGTLTTCLMGAVVGVLS; this is encoded by the coding sequence ATGCTTCGGCTGCAATCGGCACTCGGCGTTTTCGCATTGCTATTGATCGCTTGGGTGCTGAGCGAGAATCGCCGCGCGGCCTCGGCTCGCCAAGCAGCGATCGGGCTTGTCGTAACCTTTGTCACCGCGGTCGTGCTCCTAAAGGTGCCCGTCGTCGCGCGCGCCTTCGGCGCCATCAACGACGCGGTCGGCGCGATCTCCGCGGCCTCGCGCGCCGGCTCCTCCTTCGTGTTCGGCTATGTCGGGGGCGGTCCCCTGCCCTTCGATCTGAAGGTGCCGGGCGCCGATTTCATCCTGGCGTTCCAGGCGCTGCCGATCGTGCTGGTTATGAGCGTGCTGACGACGCTCTTGTTCTATTGGCGCGTGCTGCCGCCGGTCGTGCGCGGCATGGCCTGGCTGCTGGAGCGGACGCTGGGCGTCGGCGGCGCAGTCGGGCTCTCGACCGCGGCCAACATCTTCCTCGGCATGGTCGAGGCGCCGCTGTTCGTGCGGCCCTATCTGGCGCAGATGACCCGCAGCGAATTGTTCCTGGTGATGACCGGCGGCATGGCCGGCATCGCCGGCACGGTGCTGGTGCTCTATGCGACGCTGCTGGCGCCGCTCATTCCCGATGCCGCCGCGCATTTCGTCATCGCCTCCGTGCTGGGCGCGCCGGCCGCGATCCTCGTCAGCCTGATCATGGTGCCGGAGACTTCCGACAAGCGCACCGGCGGCGCGCTGGAGGATCCTGAGATGGACGTCTCCGGCCCGATGGATGCGATCGTGAAGGGGACGAGCGCGGGGATCGAACTGCTGATCAACATCGTCGCCATGCTGCTGGTGCTGGTGGCGCTGGTCTATCTCGTCAACGCCATCCTCGGCCTGCTGCCCAATATCGGCGGCGCCGCGATCTCGCTGCAACGCCTGCTCGGCCTCGTGATGGCGCCGGTGTGCTGGCTGATGGGATTGCCCTGGGACCAGGCGGTGACCGCCGGCAGCCTGATGGGCACCAAGACCGTGCTCAACGAGCTGATCGCCTATGTCGACTTCTCAAAACTGCCGCCCGATACGCTCGATCCGCGCTCGCGCCTGATCATGCTCTACGCAATGTGCGGCTTCGCCAATTTCGCCAGCCTCGGCATCATGATCGGCGGCTT